In the Bombus pyrosoma isolate SC7728 linkage group LG15, ASM1482585v1, whole genome shotgun sequence genome, one interval contains:
- the LOC122575466 gene encoding synaptic vesicular amine transporter has product MGGGEWSGWLQRCRESRKLVLIIVAIALLLDNMLLTTVVPIIPEFLYDIKHPNATLSQHLNEGGPRRTFTGVQPTSANIITSTSSSVTTTPKCPCAVTKSNDSQLEFLYVSTPSSIESSGLLESTNSGEISSPTEDPDEKAQRHRELLQETTAVGLMFASKAFVQLLANPIVGPLTHKIGYSIPMFTGFIIMFLSTLIFAFGRSYGILFLARALQGIGSSCSSVSGMGMLAERYQDDKERGNAMGIALGGLALGVLIGPPFGGAMYEYVGKSAPFLVLSALALGDGILQLLVLQPSVVYTEAEPPSLKSLVTDPYISLAAGAITFANMGIAMLEPSLPIWMMDTMDASRWEQGAAFLPASISYLIGTNLFGPLGHRMGRWLAALIGLVVIGICLMCIPLAKSIHHLIVPNAGLGFAIGMVDSSMMPELGYLVDIRHTAVYGSVYAIGDVAFCLGFAVGPALSGTLVNSIGFEWMLFGIAILNFIYAPLMYFLRAPPTKEEQKSLIIGEKSSVRYVTYQNEEEEQ; this is encoded by the exons TGCCCATTATACCGGAGTTTCTATACGACATCAAACATCCTAACGCAACCTTGAGTCAGCATCTGAATGAGGGTGGTCCCCGTCGAACGTTCACCGGTGTTCAACCAACAAGCGCTAATATCATCACGTCTACGAGTTCGAGTGTAACAACTACGCCGAAATGTCCTTGTGCCGTGACCAAGTCGAATGATTCTCAATTGGAGTTTCTTTACGTGAGCACGCCTTCTAGCATCGAGTCAAGCGGTTTGCTTG AGAGTACGAATAGCGGCGAAATAAGTTCGCCAACGGAAGATCCGGATGAAAAGGCGCAACGACATCGCGAGTTGCTGCAAGAAACGACTGCTGTTGGTTTAATGTTCGCTTCCAAGGCTTTCGTTCAATTGCTGGCAAATCCAATCGTCGGTCCGCTTACCCACAA AATCGGTTATAGCATACCCATGTTCACTGGCTTCATCATTATGTTCCTTTCTACACTAATATTTGCGTTTGGACGAAGCTACGGAATTCTTTTCTTAGCAAGGGCGCTTCAGGGAATCGGCTCTTCGTGTTCCAGCGTTTCAG GTATGGGAATGTTGGCCGAAAGATACCAAGACGACAAGGAACGTGGTAACGCGATGGGTATTGCACTCGGTGGATTGGCTCTTGGTGTTCTCATCGGGCCTCCATTTGGCGGCGCGATGTACGAATATGTCGGAAAATCTGCTCCATTTTTAGTACTTTCGGCATTGGCCCTTGGCGACGGAA TTCTGCAACTTCTGGTGCTTCAACCGTCTGTCGTGTACACCGAAGCGGAACCACCGTCTCTCAAATCTCTGGTCACCGATCCTTACATCTCTTTAGCTGCTG GTGCTATTACATTCGCCAATATGGGTATCGCAATGCTAGAACCCAGTCTTCCTATCTGGATGATGGACACGATGGATGCGAGTAGATGGGAGCAAGGTGCTGCCTTTCTACCGGCAAGCATTAGTTATCTGATCGGTACTAATCTTTTCGGACCACTCGGACATAGAATGGGCAG atGGTTAGCTGCATTGATCGGGTTGGTCGTGATCGGCATCTGCTTGATGTGC ATACCGCTGGCTAAAAGTATTCATCATCTGATCGTACCTAACGCAGGCTTGGGATTTGCTATCGGAATGGTGGATAGTTCGATGATGCCGGAATTGGGATACTTAGTCGACATACGACACACCGCTGTCTACGGAAGTGTATATGCTATCGGAGATGTTGCGTTTTGTTTAGGTTTTGCCGTTG GACCTGCTTTGAGTGGTACGTTAGTCAACAGTATCGGCTTTGAATGGATGTTATTTGGCATTGCCATTTTGAACTTTATTTATGCTCCACTGATGTACTTTTTGCGGGCGCCGCCAACGAAAGAGGAACAGAAG TCGTTGATAATTGGCGAGAAGTCGTCTGTGCGCTACGTAACGTACCAGAATGAGGAAGAGGAACAGTAA